The following are encoded in a window of Telmatobacter sp. DSM 110680 genomic DNA:
- a CDS encoding DUF2892 domain-containing protein, with amino-acid sequence MNVERGVRLMAGVMVLLSLVLAHFFSLYWLWLTVFVGLNLLQSAFTNWCPAMNMLRSIGLKG; translated from the coding sequence ATGAACGTTGAACGCGGTGTGCGCCTCATGGCAGGTGTTATGGTTTTACTCTCGCTTGTGCTTGCGCATTTCTTTTCTCTCTATTGGCTTTGGTTGACGGTATTTGTAGGGCTCAACCTGTTGCAGTCGGCATTCACGAATTGGTGCCCCGCAATGAATATGCTGCGCTCCATAGGACTGAAGGGCTGA
- a CDS encoding sigma-70 family RNA polymerase sigma factor — MRPELIQATDLLRRNTPESVEEAIGLLQNTVYSFSMKVCGHPEDAEDTMQEVLSRSLPHLAKIQDPQALAVWLYTVTRNRCWRMRRKPAHAPRQTASLDELMPDDAELGRLLQDAAEGPEDNLLHAEQHHLLHQAILKIPAQLRIVLVLYDMEELTTEQVAQVLALQPGTVRVRLHRARLWVRKEMSKMLDRASTSTEDTKTIEKKSKRAAVKSERRPAECRDLFSNLSEYMDRRTDPVTCEQMREHIEACPACIAFLRDLRAAIDRCRSLELECDSAVAPRLRAILTQEYLRMLGTQPTQAS, encoded by the coding sequence ATGCGCCCCGAATTAATCCAGGCGACGGATTTGCTGCGTCGCAATACCCCTGAATCCGTCGAAGAAGCTATAGGTCTGCTCCAGAACACGGTCTATTCCTTCAGTATGAAAGTCTGCGGACATCCTGAAGATGCCGAAGACACCATGCAGGAGGTGCTATCCCGCTCGCTTCCGCACCTTGCAAAAATTCAAGATCCACAAGCTCTCGCAGTCTGGCTCTATACCGTGACGAGAAACCGCTGCTGGCGCATGCGTCGCAAGCCGGCTCATGCTCCTCGACAGACAGCTTCGCTCGATGAATTGATGCCGGATGACGCGGAGCTGGGACGCTTGTTGCAAGATGCAGCAGAAGGACCTGAAGACAACCTGCTTCACGCCGAGCAACACCATCTGTTGCATCAGGCAATCTTGAAGATTCCAGCCCAATTGCGCATCGTTCTCGTTCTCTACGATATGGAAGAGTTGACCACGGAACAGGTTGCCCAGGTTCTCGCCTTGCAACCCGGAACGGTTAGGGTCCGCCTGCATCGCGCCCGTTTATGGGTCCGCAAAGAGATGAGCAAGATGCTGGATCGCGCATCAACTTCAACTGAGGACACTAAGACAATTGAAAAAAAGTCCAAGAGGGCCGCAGTCAAAAGCGAAAGGCGTCCCGCCGAGTGTCGCGATTTGTTTTCGAATCTCTCCGAGTACATGGACCGTCGAACTGATCCCGTCACATGCGAACAAATGCGCGAACATATTGAAGCGTGTCCTGCGTGCATTGCTTTCCTTCGGGATTTGCGCGCCGCCATTGACCGCTGCCGCTCGCTTGAGCTTGAATGTGACTCCGCGGTAGCCCCGCGGCTCCGCGCCATCCTCACGCAGGAATATCTAAGAATGCTGGGCACGCAGCCCACCCAGGCGAGCTAG
- a CDS encoding metallophosphoesterase, which translates to MRFLNEKVHTPMRYTQLLFLPLLLAFYPGLPGDETPPAQPEAKPDIRLPLKDGSVRWAVIGDNGTGERPELEVANQMQRYWSVVKFDFVTMDGDNIYGGHSPRDFQVKFEEPYKILLDENVKFYASLGNHDDPQLEINYKPYSMGGNRYYTFQKKNVQFFVLDSNYMTPQQLSWLEDKLKSSNAKWKIAYFHHPLFTCAKFHGPDIDLRNQLMPLFTKYGVNAVWSGHEHVYEHLKPQQGIYFFLEGESGELRYHNIRSSCDLDLVKLDTDRSFMLVEVDGDQMYFQTIARSGQTIDSGQLTLQTANQK; encoded by the coding sequence ATGCGCTTCCTCAATGAAAAGGTTCACACTCCGATGCGTTACACACAACTTTTGTTTCTGCCTCTTCTTCTTGCCTTTTACCCGGGATTGCCCGGCGACGAGACGCCTCCAGCTCAACCTGAAGCCAAGCCCGATATTCGTCTGCCTTTAAAAGACGGCTCAGTGCGCTGGGCGGTGATAGGCGACAACGGCACGGGTGAGCGCCCTGAACTCGAAGTTGCCAACCAGATGCAGCGCTACTGGTCAGTGGTCAAATTTGATTTCGTTACCATGGATGGCGACAACATCTACGGCGGTCACTCTCCTCGCGACTTCCAGGTGAAGTTCGAAGAGCCGTACAAGATACTGCTCGATGAGAACGTGAAATTCTACGCATCTCTGGGAAATCACGATGACCCGCAGCTCGAAATTAATTACAAGCCCTACAGCATGGGCGGCAATCGCTACTACACCTTCCAGAAAAAGAATGTTCAGTTCTTCGTGCTCGACAGCAACTACATGACTCCTCAGCAGCTCTCATGGCTTGAAGACAAGCTGAAGAGCTCCAACGCCAAATGGAAGATAGCCTACTTCCATCACCCGTTATTCACGTGTGCAAAGTTCCATGGTCCCGATATCGACCTTCGCAACCAACTCATGCCGCTATTTACCAAATACGGCGTCAACGCTGTGTGGAGTGGCCACGAGCACGTGTATGAGCATTTGAAACCGCAACAGGGCATCTACTTCTTCCTTGAAGGTGAGTCAGGAGAGCTTAGATACCACAACATTCGAAGCTCGTGCGATCTTGACTTGGTCAAGCTCGACACCGACCGTAGTTTCATGCTGGTCGAAGTCGACGGCGATCAGATGTATTTCCAAACCATCGCTCGCTCCGGGCAGACCATTGACTCGGGCCAGCTAACCCTGCAGACCGCAAATCAAAAGTGA